A region of Candidatus Sysuiplasma jiujiangense DNA encodes the following proteins:
- a CDS encoding serine hydrolase has translation MESADGSFVFEHNTSSEFPAASIIKLFILDYALEKDGRLDDTAAVDDIRPGDDSMLKFFAGSELTIRSLLSMMIDVSDNTATNFLIDRYGMPSINAHISARGMPHTHLRRRMLDFESRKRGMDNVTSLQDVFRLIKLHTRRESGGAAGSQGTVFEELMRSQHDRSRLSLLLPEGITGTKSGSLDDVYSDVGFYAVGGRYSYAGFLTRGRAVEDARLFIPELSLLFFNRLAVLPG, from the coding sequence ATGGAGAGCGCTGACGGCAGTTTCGTCTTCGAACACAATACGTCGTCCGAATTTCCCGCAGCAAGCATAATCAAGCTTTTCATTCTCGATTATGCGCTGGAGAAGGACGGCAGGCTCGACGACACTGCGGCCGTGGATGACATCAGGCCCGGCGACGACAGCATGCTGAAATTCTTTGCCGGGTCGGAGCTCACAATCCGTTCACTGCTGTCCATGATGATAGATGTCAGCGACAACACGGCAACAAACTTCCTGATAGACAGGTACGGTATGCCCTCCATAAACGCACACATATCGGCCCGCGGCATGCCGCATACGCATCTGCGGCGCCGGATGCTCGACTTTGAATCGAGGAAGAGGGGCATGGACAATGTGACATCGCTTCAGGATGTTTTCAGGCTGATAAAATTGCATACCCGCCGTGAGTCGGGAGGCGCAGCAGGCAGCCAGGGCACGGTGTTTGAGGAATTAATGCGGTCCCAGCATGACAGGAGCAGGCTGTCACTCCTCCTCCCCGAGGGCATTACGGGAACGAAGAGCGGCAGCCTGGACGATGTTTACAGCGATGTCGGTTTCTATGCAGTCGGCGGCAGATACTCCTACGCCGGTTTTCTGACCAGGGGAAGGGCGGTTGAAGACGCAAGGCTCTTCATACCCGAGCTGTCGCTCCTTTTCTTCAACAGGCTTGCCGTTCTTCCGGGATGA